From the Streptococcus oralis ATCC 35037 genome, one window contains:
- a CDS encoding DUF6287 domain-containing protein, protein MNKKEWVKQFEEVNGRKPTASELAEAQSTKKFARGTRNIKIYIGLVLGILVAIILVSVFSHSLIGKKESNQASSAVSTTESTSQSSTSQGKTDEADKDKQEEIQKLKDQLTALDTKITEAEALVSKLKKETTVPKLDIEAIKNNDLSSLEGTWRSQSGNEYIIKNSGEVDATWFTNDQKYESVVGLKVSKGQDSRNPETASISAWVKDSVAGGFVVVAVPSGVVMQPADDGKITDKSNHAEERLLSGQDYGSMLMKPEDVYYRVKPDTSKLEEAEKNLAQLQADREAIKSSLESKEKKN, encoded by the coding sequence ATGAATAAGAAAGAATGGGTAAAACAATTTGAGGAGGTCAATGGCCGCAAGCCGACTGCATCAGAATTAGCAGAGGCGCAGTCAACTAAAAAGTTTGCGAGAGGAACTAGAAACATTAAAATCTATATTGGGTTAGTCCTCGGTATTTTGGTTGCTATAATCCTAGTAAGTGTTTTCTCGCATTCTTTGATTGGAAAGAAAGAGTCAAATCAAGCATCGTCTGCTGTTTCAACTACAGAGTCAACAAGTCAATCGTCTACAAGCCAAGGAAAAACAGATGAGGCTGATAAGGATAAACAAGAGGAAATTCAGAAACTCAAGGATCAACTGACTGCTTTAGATACCAAAATTACTGAAGCAGAAGCACTTGTTAGCAAGTTAAAGAAAGAAACTACCGTTCCAAAACTAGATATTGAAGCAATCAAGAACAATGATTTGTCTAGTTTAGAAGGCACTTGGCGTAGTCAATCTGGTAATGAATACATTATTAAGAATTCTGGAGAAGTAGATGCGACTTGGTTTACAAATGATCAAAAGTACGAATCTGTAGTTGGATTAAAGGTATCAAAAGGTCAAGATAGTCGTAACCCTGAGACAGCTTCTATCAGCGCGTGGGTAAAAGATTCTGTTGCTGGAGGATTTGTAGTAGTTGCTGTTCCAAGTGGAGTTGTTATGCAACCTGCTGATGATGGAAAGATTACGGATAAAAGCAATCATGCTGAAGAAAGACTACTTTCGGGCCAAGATTATGGATCGATGTTAATGAAACCAGAAGATGTTTACTATCGTGTGAAACCAGATACCAGTAAACTTGAGGAAGCAGAAAAGAACTTAGCTCAACTGCAAGCTGATCGTGAAGCAATCAAATCTTCTCTAGAATCTAAGGAAAAGAAAAACTAG
- a CDS encoding LiaF transmembrane domain-containing protein has translation MKKLLGLVFLVAAALVLYFGSVGWPSLDINLWSLIPVGLFLYFTLENLLKKDYKASLMCLIIAFIIANAILDLLPISSGLVIGAGVLACVGLGYLFPDKKEDK, from the coding sequence ATGAAAAAATTATTGGGACTTGTATTTTTAGTAGCTGCAGCGCTGGTATTGTATTTCGGTTCTGTTGGTTGGCCAAGTTTGGATATCAACCTCTGGTCACTGATTCCAGTTGGCTTGTTCCTCTATTTTACTCTAGAAAATCTTTTGAAAAAAGACTACAAGGCTAGTCTGATGTGCTTGATTATTGCCTTTATCATTGCAAATGCTATTTTGGATCTCTTACCAATTTCAAGTGGTTTGGTGATTGGTGCCGGTGTGTTAGCTTGTGTAGGACTTGGCTATCTCTTTCCAGATAAAAAAGAAGACAAATAG
- a CDS encoding N-acetylmuramoyl-L-alanine amidase, whose amino-acid sequence MKKILLTSALILSIAGLAPASVLGEENTTQATPAVKEAIAKEEKKESSIEENSKSETLPKVDVQEDKPKKEGWYQENHHWRFYQDDQPAVNWKKIQGKWYYFDQNGDRLQSTIYKGYAFDQEGAMVENSWTKLENQWYYAAPSGRLTQNAWKKINGAWYYFDQTGIMLSNTSIDGYFLGQSGAMVSQGWKEVNHVWYYVLPSGKISQDKWEKIKGTWYYFDKEGRMLSETTFKGYLFKKSGAMAENNWVKIKDTWFYASDSGRYVQDKWQKIQGSWYSFTHDGGMLADKWQGSYYLKTSGAMAEKEWIFDKTYKSWFYLKANGHYANQEWIGAYYLKSGGYMAKNEWIDDSQDKGRYYLDENGRYVTGIHKISGKDHLFQKDGKWISEVSTEGGFVKGQYSNTIFLDPGHGGRDSGAFYYNVAEKDLNMQIYRKLRTKLEELGYKVLTSRDSDIDVDFITERSRMVNKTNSDIFISIHFNATGNAYSKASGIQTYSYSDEPDYPSKINPYWHNHPDRISESKRLAAAIHSSLLAETGAKDAGQLERSFAVLRETAKPAVLLELGYMDNFTESQQIRDSRYQDKLVAGIVKGIQKYYAGK is encoded by the coding sequence GTGAAAAAGATACTACTGACCAGTGCTTTAATCCTTTCAATCGCAGGATTAGCACCCGCATCCGTCTTAGGAGAAGAAAATACAACTCAAGCCACACCTGCTGTCAAGGAAGCAATTGCCAAAGAAGAAAAGAAAGAATCAAGTATTGAGGAAAACTCTAAATCAGAAACTCTTCCGAAAGTAGATGTGCAAGAAGACAAGCCCAAAAAGGAGGGCTGGTACCAAGAAAATCATCACTGGCGCTTCTACCAAGATGACCAACCTGCAGTGAACTGGAAAAAAATTCAAGGCAAATGGTACTACTTCGACCAAAATGGTGACCGTCTCCAGTCCACTATCTATAAAGGTTATGCCTTTGACCAAGAGGGTGCTATGGTGGAAAATAGCTGGACCAAATTGGAGAATCAATGGTATTACGCTGCTCCTTCTGGACGATTAACTCAAAATGCTTGGAAAAAAATCAATGGTGCTTGGTACTATTTTGACCAAACTGGAATCATGCTCAGCAATACAAGCATTGATGGCTATTTCTTAGGTCAAAGTGGAGCCATGGTATCTCAAGGTTGGAAAGAGGTCAATCACGTTTGGTACTACGTTCTGCCGTCAGGAAAAATCTCTCAAGACAAATGGGAGAAAATCAAGGGTACTTGGTACTATTTTGACAAAGAAGGAAGGATGTTGAGCGAAACAACCTTCAAGGGCTACCTCTTTAAGAAGAGTGGAGCTATGGCAGAAAACAACTGGGTCAAAATCAAGGATACTTGGTTCTATGCTAGCGATTCAGGCAGATACGTCCAAGACAAGTGGCAAAAAATCCAGGGCTCTTGGTACTCTTTTACTCATGATGGGGGAATGCTAGCAGATAAATGGCAAGGAAGCTACTACCTCAAGACCAGTGGGGCCATGGCTGAAAAAGAATGGATCTTCGACAAGACTTATAAGAGCTGGTTCTATCTAAAAGCGAATGGGCATTATGCAAATCAGGAGTGGATTGGAGCTTATTATCTCAAGTCTGGTGGCTATATGGCCAAAAACGAGTGGATCGATGATAGTCAAGACAAAGGGCGTTACTATTTGGATGAAAATGGTCGCTATGTTACAGGAATTCACAAGATTTCTGGAAAAGACCATCTCTTCCAAAAAGATGGGAAATGGATTTCTGAAGTTTCAACTGAGGGTGGATTTGTAAAAGGCCAATACAGTAACACCATCTTCCTCGATCCCGGACACGGTGGTCGAGATTCTGGCGCCTTTTACTACAATGTAGCTGAAAAAGATCTCAATATGCAAATCTACCGTAAACTTCGCACCAAGTTAGAAGAACTAGGCTACAAGGTTCTCACCTCACGTGATAGTGATATTGATGTAGATTTCATTACAGAACGTTCCCGTATGGTCAACAAAACCAACTCTGACATTTTTATCAGTATCCACTTCAATGCAACTGGAAACGCATATTCAAAAGCGAGCGGTATTCAAACCTACTCCTATAGCGATGAACCTGATTATCCAAGTAAGATTAATCCATACTGGCACAACCATCCTGATCGCATTAGTGAAAGTAAGCGCCTCGCTGCTGCTATCCACTCCTCTCTCTTAGCCGAAACAGGGGCTAAGGATGCTGGTCAGTTAGAAAGAAGTTTTGCCGTACTACGCGAAACAGCCAAACCAGCCGTCCTCCTTGAACTTGGTTATATGGATAATTTCACTGAAAGCCAACAAATCAGAGATAGTCGCTACCAAGATAAACTGGTCGCAGGCATCGTAAAAGGGATTCAAAAATATTACGCTGGTAAATAA
- a CDS encoding LysR family transcriptional regulator translates to MRIQQLHYIIKIVETGSMNEAAKQLFITQPSLSNAVRDLENEMGIEIFIRNPKGITLTRDGMEFLSYARQVVEQTQLLEERYKNPIAHRELFSVSSQHYAFVVNAFVSLLKKSDMEKYELFLRETRTWEIIDDVKNFRSEVGVLFLNSYNRDVLTKMLDDNHLLAHHLFTAQPHIFVSKTNPLAKKDKVKLEDLENFPYLSYDQGTHNSFYFSEEILSQEYHKKSIVVSDRATLFNLLIGLDGYTIATGILNSNLNGDNIVSIPLDIDDPIELVYIQHEKTSLSKMGERFIEYLLEEVQFDN, encoded by the coding sequence ATGAGAATTCAACAATTACACTATATTATCAAAATCGTCGAAACTGGCTCTATGAATGAAGCAGCCAAGCAACTCTTTATCACCCAACCTAGTCTCTCCAATGCCGTTCGAGACTTGGAAAATGAAATGGGCATTGAAATCTTTATCCGCAATCCCAAGGGCATTACCTTAACCCGTGATGGGATGGAGTTTCTCTCCTATGCCCGTCAGGTCGTTGAGCAAACTCAGCTTCTTGAGGAACGCTATAAAAATCCTATCGCCCACCGCGAACTTTTCAGTGTTTCCTCTCAGCACTATGCCTTTGTAGTCAATGCCTTTGTCTCCTTGCTCAAAAAAAGTGATATGGAAAAATACGAACTTTTCCTTCGTGAAACTCGGACTTGGGAGATTATCGACGATGTCAAGAACTTCCGTAGTGAAGTCGGTGTCCTCTTTTTGAATAGTTATAACCGTGATGTTTTAACGAAAATGCTGGATGACAACCACCTCTTGGCCCACCATCTTTTTACAGCCCAGCCCCATATCTTCGTCAGCAAGACCAATCCTCTGGCAAAGAAAGATAAGGTTAAACTAGAAGACTTGGAGAACTTCCCTTACCTCAGCTATGACCAAGGGACTCACAACTCCTTCTACTTCTCTGAAGAGATTCTCTCTCAGGAATACCACAAAAAATCTATCGTAGTCAGCGACCGTGCCACCCTCTTTAATCTCTTGATTGGTTTGGATGGTTACACGATTGCAACAGGGATTTTGAACAGCAACCTTAACGGAGACAATATCGTTTCCATTCCACTGGACATTGACGACCCGATTGAACTAGTCTATATCCAGCATGAAAAAACCAGCCTGTCTAAGATGGGCGAACGCTTTATCGAGTATCTACTAGAAGAAGTTCAATTCGATAATTAA
- a CDS encoding YqgQ family protein — MKAMKTFYDVQQFLKQFGIIVYVGKRLYDIELMKLELSRIYDAGLMDKLDYLEAEAVLRREHKIELDYIEKNGDKNL, encoded by the coding sequence ATGAAAGCTATGAAAACATTCTATGATGTGCAGCAATTTCTCAAACAGTTTGGCATTATTGTCTATGTGGGGAAGCGCTTGTATGATATTGAACTGATGAAGCTCGAACTCTCTCGGATTTATGATGCAGGTCTGATGGACAAGCTAGACTATCTAGAGGCGGAAGCTGTTCTTCGTAGAGAGCACAAGATAGAATTAGACTACATAGAGAAAAATGGAGATAAGAACTTATGA
- a CDS encoding rhodanese-like domain-containing protein — translation MTIWILWGIVLAMAAWMGYNYLRIRRAAKIVDNAEFEALIRKGQLIDVRDAAEFHRKHILGARNIPSNQLKSSLAALRKDKPVLLYENQRGQRVTNAALYLKKQGFSEIYILSYGLDSWNGKVKTS, via the coding sequence ATGACAATTTGGATTTTGTGGGGAATCGTACTAGCGATGGCGGCTTGGATGGGGTATAACTACCTTCGTATTCGTCGTGCGGCTAAGATTGTAGACAATGCAGAATTTGAAGCCTTGATTCGGAAAGGACAGTTGATTGATGTCCGTGATGCAGCAGAATTTCACAGAAAACACATTCTTGGTGCGCGCAATATTCCTTCAAATCAGTTGAAGTCAAGCCTTGCAGCCCTTCGCAAGGATAAACCTGTCCTTCTCTACGAAAACCAACGCGGACAACGAGTGACCAATGCAGCACTTTATCTGAAAAAACAAGGTTTCTCTGAAATTTATATCCTTTCTTATGGGTTGGATTCTTGGAACGGGAAGGTCAAGACGAGTTAA
- a CDS encoding 16S rRNA pseudouridine(516) synthase, giving the protein MRLDRLLAQEMVSRKAMKQALLKKEILVDDCPARSLAQNVDTGLQKLVFQGRQIQGYEHTYLMLHKPNGSVTASKDKGLPTVMDLLPPDIQSDQLYAVGRLDRDTTGLLLLTDNGPLGFQLLHPQYHVDKSYQVVVNGLLTPDHIQYFKEGIVFLDGTTCKPAKLDILSASPTESRASITISEGKFHQVKKMFLSVGVKVTTLKRVQFGDFTLDSELAEGQYRPLNPEELEIIKNYLEMSR; this is encoded by the coding sequence ATGCGTTTAGATAGATTATTAGCCCAAGAAATGGTCAGTCGCAAGGCTATGAAACAGGCACTTTTGAAAAAAGAAATCCTAGTGGACGATTGTCCAGCTCGCTCTCTCGCTCAAAATGTCGACACTGGATTGCAGAAACTAGTCTTTCAAGGACGGCAGATTCAAGGATACGAGCACACCTACCTCATGCTTCATAAACCAAACGGAAGCGTTACAGCTAGCAAGGATAAGGGCCTACCAACCGTCATGGACCTCCTTCCTCCGGACATCCAGTCTGACCAACTCTATGCTGTCGGCAGACTAGACCGCGATACGACGGGACTACTGCTTTTGACAGACAATGGACCTCTTGGTTTTCAACTCCTTCATCCCCAGTACCATGTCGATAAATCCTATCAAGTGGTGGTCAACGGACTGCTCACACCAGACCATATTCAGTACTTCAAAGAGGGGATTGTCTTTTTAGATGGGACCACTTGTAAACCTGCAAAACTAGATATTCTGTCCGCAAGCCCAACAGAGAGCCGTGCCTCCATCACCATCTCAGAAGGCAAATTTCATCAGGTTAAAAAAATGTTCCTCTCAGTTGGTGTCAAGGTGACCACTCTCAAACGAGTTCAGTTCGGTGATTTTACGTTAGATTCAGAACTTGCAGAAGGGCAATACCGTCCTTTGAATCCAGAGGAATTGGAAATCATAAAAAACTACTTAGAGATGAGTCGATAA
- the typA gene encoding translational GTPase TypA, translating into MTKLREDIRNIAIIAHVDHGKTTLVDELLKQSETLDARTELAERAMDSNDIEKERGITILAKNTAVAYNGTRINIMDTPGHADFGGEVERIMKMVDGVVLVVDAYEGTMPQTRFVLKKALEQNLVPIVVVNKIDKPSARPAEVVDEVLELFIELGADDDQLDFPVVYASAINGTSSLSDDPADQEATMAPIFDTIIDHIPAPVDNSDEPLQFQVSLLDYNDFVGRIGIGRVFRGTVKVGDQVTLSKLDGTTKNFRVTKLFGFFGLERREIQEAKAGDLIAVSGMEDIFVGETITPTDAVEALPILHIDEPTLQMTFLVNNSPFAGKEGKWVTSRKVEERLQAELQTDVSLRVDPTDSPDKWTVSGRGELHLSILIETMRREGYELQVSRPEVIVKEIDGVKCEPFERVQIDTPEEYQGSVIQSLSERKGEMLDMISTGNGQTRLVFLVPARGLIGYSTEFLSMTRGYGIMNHTFDQYLPLIPGEIGGRHRGALVSIDAGKATTYSIMSIEERGTIFVNPGTEVYEGMIIGENSRENDLTVNITKAKQMTNVRSATKDQTAVIKTPRILTLEESLEFLNDDEYMEVTPESIRLRKQILNKAEREKANKKKKSAE; encoded by the coding sequence ATGACAAAATTAAGAGAAGATATCCGTAACATTGCGATTATCGCCCACGTTGACCACGGTAAAACAACCCTCGTTGACGAATTATTGAAACAATCAGAAACGCTTGATGCACGTACTGAATTGGCAGAGCGCGCTATGGACTCAAACGATATCGAGAAAGAGCGTGGAATAACCATCCTTGCGAAAAACACTGCCGTTGCCTACAACGGAACTCGTATCAATATCATGGATACACCAGGACACGCGGACTTCGGTGGAGAAGTTGAGCGTATCATGAAAATGGTTGACGGTGTTGTCTTGGTCGTGGATGCCTACGAAGGAACCATGCCACAAACTCGTTTCGTATTGAAAAAAGCCTTGGAACAAAACCTTGTTCCAATCGTGGTTGTCAACAAAATCGATAAACCATCAGCTCGTCCAGCAGAAGTAGTGGACGAAGTCTTGGAACTTTTCATCGAGCTTGGTGCAGATGATGACCAGCTTGATTTCCCAGTGGTGTATGCTTCAGCTATCAACGGAACATCTTCATTGTCAGATGATCCAGCTGACCAAGAAGCTACGATGGCACCAATCTTTGACACCATTATCGACCACATCCCAGCTCCAGTAGACAACTCAGATGAGCCTTTGCAATTCCAAGTGTCACTTTTGGACTACAATGACTTCGTTGGACGTATCGGTATCGGTCGTGTCTTCCGTGGTACTGTTAAGGTTGGGGACCAAGTTACCCTTTCTAAACTAGATGGTACAACGAAGAACTTCCGTGTTACAAAACTCTTCGGTTTCTTTGGTTTGGAACGTCGTGAAATCCAAGAAGCCAAAGCTGGTGACTTGATTGCCGTTTCCGGTATGGAAGACATCTTTGTCGGTGAAACCATCACTCCGACAGACGCAGTTGAAGCACTTCCAATCCTACACATCGATGAGCCAACTCTTCAAATGACTTTCTTGGTCAACAATTCACCATTTGCTGGTAAAGAAGGTAAATGGGTGACTTCTCGTAAGGTGGAAGAACGCTTGCAGGCAGAATTGCAAACAGACGTTTCCCTTCGTGTTGACCCAACGGATTCACCAGATAAATGGACAGTTTCAGGACGTGGAGAATTGCACTTGTCAATCCTGATCGAAACCATGCGCCGTGAGGGTTATGAACTTCAAGTATCTCGTCCAGAGGTTATCGTAAAAGAGATTGATGGTGTTAAATGTGAACCATTTGAACGTGTTCAAATCGATACTCCAGAAGAATACCAAGGATCTGTTATCCAAAGCCTTTCTGAACGTAAGGGTGAAATGTTGGATATGATTTCAACTGGTAATGGTCAAACTCGTTTGGTCTTCCTTGTTCCAGCGCGTGGTTTGATCGGTTACTCAACTGAGTTCTTGTCAATGACTCGTGGTTACGGTATCATGAACCATACCTTCGACCAATACTTGCCATTGATTCCAGGTGAAATTGGTGGACGTCACCGTGGTGCCCTTGTTTCCATCGATGCTGGTAAGGCAACAACATACTCAATCATGTCTATCGAAGAACGTGGTACAATCTTTGTCAACCCAGGTACTGAGGTTTACGAAGGAATGATTATCGGTGAAAACTCTCGTGAAAACGATTTGACAGTTAACATCACTAAGGCCAAACAAATGACCAACGTTCGTTCTGCAACCAAGGACCAAACAGCGGTTATCAAGACACCTCGTATCTTGACCCTTGAAGAGTCTCTTGAGTTCTTGAACGACGATGAGTACATGGAAGTAACGCCTGAGTCAATCCGTTTGCGTAAGCAAATCCTCAACAAGGCAGAGCGCGAGAAAGCCAACAAAAAGAAAAAATCAGCTGAATAA
- a CDS encoding DUF3165 family protein produces MVYLIIGILLLLLYVFATPQSIKGTVNIVILVFVVVALLILLMLSILQIFQLPTEFFVTIAMLALAYFSLRDITLMSVKKSKRR; encoded by the coding sequence ATGGTCTATTTAATCATAGGGATACTCTTATTACTACTCTATGTATTTGCGACACCCCAAAGTATCAAAGGAACAGTCAACATCGTTATCTTGGTCTTTGTAGTTGTTGCTCTCTTGATTTTGCTGATGTTGTCCATCTTGCAAATCTTCCAATTACCGACAGAATTCTTTGTCACAATAGCCATGCTTGCCCTAGCCTACTTTAGCTTGAGGGACATTACGCTCATGTCTGTAAAAAAGAGCAAAAGAAGATAA
- the murD gene encoding UDP-N-acetylmuramoyl-L-alanine--D-glutamate ligase: MKVIDQFKNKKVLVLGLAKSGESAARLLDKLGAIVTVNDGKPFEENPAAQSLLEEGIKVVTGGHPLELLDEDFALMVKNPGIPYSNPMIEKALAKGIPVLTEVELAYLISEAPIIGITGSNGKTTTTTMIGEVLTAAGQRGLLSGNIGYPASQVAQTATAKDTLVMELSSFQLMGVQEFHPEIAVITNLMPTHIDYHGSFEEYVAAKWNIQNKMTAADFLVLNFNQDLAKELATKTQATVVPFSTQEKVDGAYLEDGQLYFRGEVVMAASEIGVPGSHNVENALATIAVAKLRGVDNQTIKETLSAFGGVKHRLQFVDEIQGVKFYNDSKSTNILATQKALSGFDNSKVILIAGGLDRGNEFDELVPDITGLKKMVILGQSAERVKRAADKAGVAYVDATDIADATRKAYELATQGDVVLLSPANASWDMYANFEVRGDLFIDTVAELKE; the protein is encoded by the coding sequence ATGAAAGTAATCGATCAATTTAAAAATAAGAAAGTTCTTGTTTTAGGTTTGGCTAAGTCTGGTGAGTCTGCGGCCCGTTTGCTAGACAAGCTAGGAGCTATTGTGACAGTAAATGACGGCAAGCCTTTTGAGGAAAATCCTGCTGCTCAAAGCTTGCTAGAAGAGGGAATCAAGGTTGTCACTGGTGGGCATCCTTTGGAGCTCTTGGATGAAGATTTTGCTCTGATGGTGAAAAATCCAGGTATCCCGTATAGCAATCCCATGATTGAAAAGGCATTGGCAAAGGGGATTCCAGTCTTGACTGAGGTGGAATTGGCTTATTTGATTTCAGAAGCGCCAATTATCGGTATCACTGGTTCAAATGGGAAAACCACTACAACGACGATGATTGGGGAAGTTTTGACTGCTGCTGGTCAACGCGGTCTCTTGTCAGGGAACATCGGCTATCCTGCTAGTCAAGTGGCTCAAACTGCAACAGCCAAGGACACGCTCGTCATGGAACTTTCTTCTTTCCAACTGATGGGTGTTCAAGAATTCCATCCTGAGATTGCGGTTATTACCAACCTCATGCCAACTCATATCGACTATCATGGTTCTTTTGAGGAGTATGTGGCAGCTAAGTGGAATATCCAGAACAAGATGACAGCAGCTGATTTCCTTGTCTTGAACTTTAACCAAGACTTGGCAAAAGAATTGGCTACCAAAACACAAGCTACTGTTGTACCATTTTCAACACAGGAAAAGGTTGATGGAGCTTATTTGGAAGATGGTCAACTCTACTTCCGTGGAGAAGTGGTCATGGCAGCTAGTGAAATCGGTGTTCCAGGTAGCCACAATGTAGAAAATGCCCTTGCGACTATTGCTGTAGCCAAGCTCCGTGGTGTGGATAACCAAACCATCAAGGAAACTCTTTCAGCCTTTGGTGGTGTCAAACACCGTCTCCAATTTGTGGATGAAATTCAGGGTGTCAAATTCTATAACGATAGCAAATCAACCAATATCTTAGCGACTCAAAAAGCCTTGTCAGGATTTGACAACAGCAAGGTCATCTTGATTGCAGGTGGTTTGGACCGTGGTAATGAGTTTGACGAGCTGGTGCCAGACATTACTGGACTCAAGAAGATGGTTATCCTTGGTCAGTCTGCAGAACGTGTCAAACGGGCAGCGGATAAGGCTGGTGTGGCTTATGTAGATGCGACAGATATTGCAGATGCGACCCGCAAGGCTTATGAACTCGCGACTCAAGGAGATGTGGTTCTCCTCAGTCCTGCCAATGCTAGCTGGGATATGTATGCTAACTTTGAAGTACGTGGCGACCTCTTTATCGACACAGTAGCGGAGTTAAAGGAATAA
- a CDS encoding UDP-N-acetylglucosamine--N-acetylmuramyl-(pentapeptide) pyrophosphoryl-undecaprenol N-acetylglucosamine transferase: MKKIVFTGGGTVGHVTLNLLLMPKFIEDGWEVHYIGDKRGIEHQEILKSGLDVTFHSIATGKLRRYFSWQNMLDVFKVAWGIVQSLFIMLRLRPQALFSKGGFVSVPPVIAARVSGVPVFIHESDLSMGLANKIAYKFATKMYSTFEQPASLVKVEHVGAVTKVTGQETPEPDELVDIQTHFNPKLPTVLFVGGSAGARVFNQLVTDHKKELTERYNIINLTGDSSLNELSQNLFRVDYVTDLYQPLMKMADVVVTRGGANTIFELLAMAKLHLIVPLGREASRGDQIENAAYFVKKGYAEELQESDLTLESLEEKLSHLLSHKDQYQASMKASTELKSLADFYDLLRKDLA; this comes from the coding sequence ATGAAAAAAATTGTCTTTACAGGTGGGGGGACGGTTGGACACGTGACCCTCAACCTTTTGTTAATGCCCAAGTTCATAGAAGATGGCTGGGAAGTCCACTATATCGGGGACAAGCGTGGGATCGAACACCAAGAAATCCTCAAGTCAGGTCTGGATGTGACCTTCCATTCCATAGCGACAGGGAAATTGCGTCGTTACTTCTCCTGGCAAAACATGCTAGATGTCTTTAAAGTTGCCTGGGGTATCGTCCAATCTCTCTTTATCATGTTACGACTGCGTCCACAGGCTCTTTTTTCAAAGGGGGGCTTTGTCTCTGTACCGCCTGTTATCGCAGCGCGTGTGTCAGGAGTACCTGTCTTTATCCACGAATCGGACCTATCCATGGGCTTGGCCAATAAAATCGCCTATAAATTCGCAACCAAAATGTACTCTACTTTTGAGCAGCCTGCTAGCCTTGTTAAGGTAGAGCACGTGGGAGCAGTGACCAAGGTAACAGGTCAAGAGACGCCAGAACCAGACGAGTTGGTGGATATCCAAACTCACTTTAATCCTAAATTGCCAACGGTATTGTTTGTCGGTGGTTCTGCAGGAGCTCGTGTATTTAACCAATTGGTGACAGACCATAAAAAAGAGTTGACAGAGCGCTACAATATTATCAATTTAACTGGAGATTCTAGCCTCAATGAGTTGAGTCAAAATCTCTTTCGTGTTGATTATGTGACGGATCTCTATCAACCCTTGATGAAGATGGCAGATGTGGTGGTAACGCGTGGCGGTGCTAATACGATTTTTGAGCTCTTGGCCATGGCGAAACTCCATCTCATCGTACCATTGGGTCGTGAAGCAAGTCGAGGAGATCAGATTGAAAATGCCGCCTACTTTGTAAAGAAAGGCTATGCAGAAGAACTTCAAGAAAGTGACTTGACCTTGGAAAGCTTGGAGGAGAAACTCAGTCACTTGCTTAGTCACAAGGATCAATACCAAGCTAGCATGAAGGCTTCGACTGAATTGAAATCTCTTGCAGATTTTTACGATCTACTAAGAAAAGACCTAGCATAA